One Granulicella sp. 5B5 DNA window includes the following coding sequences:
- a CDS encoding cobalamin-binding protein, whose protein sequence is MRIASFLPSATEALFAIGAGDQVCAVTFECDYPPEARSKPQVVFSHLPPGLAPAEIDAIVSAEGVQGSSLYFVEYDRLESLAPTLVVLQDLCRVCAIDSPTLARDMSRLSSAPQVISLAAHSIPDILREIELLGEATGHAQQAHALTQGLRQRVDRVREARSAIQRRKRVLCLEWLDPPFLGGHWVPEMALIAGGDPVLSSPTIKSVRTTWQQIAATQPEIIVLMPCGFNLAQTIDQFRALTLPPEWETLPAVREGEVYAVNGSAYFSRHGPRFIDGLEILDAILNPSGEPDSRDRFAHLPAESVQRL, encoded by the coding sequence ATGCGCATCGCGTCTTTTCTCCCCTCGGCCACGGAGGCCTTGTTTGCCATTGGCGCCGGCGATCAAGTCTGCGCCGTTACCTTCGAGTGCGACTACCCGCCTGAGGCCCGCAGCAAGCCGCAGGTGGTGTTCTCGCACCTGCCGCCGGGGCTTGCACCTGCGGAGATCGACGCTATCGTCTCTGCGGAAGGGGTACAGGGGAGCAGCCTCTACTTCGTGGAGTACGACCGGCTGGAGTCGCTCGCGCCAACGCTGGTGGTGCTGCAAGACCTCTGCCGTGTCTGTGCCATCGACAGTCCCACGCTGGCCCGCGATATGAGTCGGCTCAGTTCGGCCCCGCAGGTCATATCGCTCGCCGCGCATTCGATCCCGGACATCCTCCGGGAGATAGAGCTCCTTGGCGAGGCCACAGGCCACGCTCAGCAGGCCCACGCGCTCACACAGGGGCTCCGCCAGCGCGTCGACAGGGTCCGCGAGGCCCGCAGCGCCATCCAGCGGCGCAAGCGCGTCCTGTGCCTGGAGTGGCTCGATCCGCCGTTTCTCGGCGGCCATTGGGTGCCGGAGATGGCCCTTATCGCTGGTGGCGATCCTGTTCTCTCCAGTCCGACCATCAAGAGTGTCCGGACGACCTGGCAGCAGATCGCCGCGACGCAGCCCGAGATCATCGTGCTTATGCCCTGTGGCTTCAACCTGGCGCAGACGATCGACCAGTTCCGCGCCCTGACGCTGCCACCTGAATGGGAGACGCTTCCGGCGGTCCGCGAGGGTGAAGTTTATGCGGTGAACGGCTCGGCGTACTTCTCGCGCCACGGCCCGCGCTTTATCGACGGGCTGGAGATCCTCGATGCAATCCTTAATCCCAGCGGAGAGCCTGATAGCCGGGACCGCTTTGCGCATCTTCCGGCTGAAAGTGTGCAGCGGCTTTAG
- a CDS encoding biopolymer transporter ExbD → MGMGGGGGTNSVSSDINVTPLIDVLLVLLIIFMVIVPTTPKGLEALVPQPPKNKSQDQPNDRTIVVQVLAGGALPVYKINDQTFAKADIEPELTKIFETRQEKVMFVQGDKDLDFGTVAEVIGFGHQADVTNIGIMTPQILAGH, encoded by the coding sequence ATGGGAATGGGTGGAGGAGGCGGTACCAATTCAGTCTCGTCGGACATCAACGTCACTCCGTTGATCGACGTGTTGCTGGTGCTTCTCATCATCTTCATGGTCATCGTGCCCACGACCCCTAAGGGTCTTGAGGCGCTGGTGCCCCAGCCGCCGAAGAACAAGTCGCAGGACCAGCCCAACGACCGTACCATCGTCGTCCAGGTGCTTGCCGGCGGCGCTCTTCCGGTCTACAAGATCAACGACCAGACCTTTGCCAAGGCCGATATCGAACCGGAGCTCACAAAGATCTTCGAGACCCGGCAGGAGAAGGTCATGTTCGTCCAGGGTGACAAGGACCTCGACTTCGGCACCGTCGCCGAGGTCATCGGTTTCGGCCATCAGGCGGACGTCACCAACATCGGCATCATGACTCCGCAGATCCTCGCCGGCCACTAA
- a CDS encoding biopolymer transporter ExbD has translation MGINKREEGKKVNSNINVTPMVDVMLVLLIIFMVITPMLNNKVNVDLPKVNASTVMENANKEDAITVAVTRDGKTFLGGDQVSLGDLGSKVNDLESKKTDPSADKSVYLRADSRANYGKVMDTIDAIRTAGVSQLNLLTDMNQTSSQ, from the coding sequence ATGGGAATCAACAAGCGGGAAGAAGGCAAGAAGGTAAACTCGAACATCAACGTCACTCCCATGGTGGATGTGATGCTGGTGCTCCTGATCATCTTCATGGTCATCACCCCCATGCTCAACAACAAGGTCAACGTCGACCTGCCCAAAGTGAACGCGTCCACCGTCATGGAAAACGCCAACAAGGAAGACGCGATTACCGTCGCTGTCACCCGCGATGGCAAGACCTTCCTCGGCGGCGACCAGGTATCGCTCGGCGACCTCGGCTCAAAGGTCAACGACCTTGAATCCAAGAAGACCGATCCGTCGGCGGATAAGTCCGTCTACCTGCGTGCCGACTCGCGTGCCAACTACGGCAAAGTCATGGACACCATCGACGCCATCCGCACCGCCGGCGTCAGCCAGCTCAACCTGCTTACAGACATGAACCAGACGAGCTCGCAGTAG
- a CDS encoding MotA/TolQ/ExbB proton channel family protein, with protein sequence MILAHIATSSTHALAMLLQAAPGGDAPAVGFSPVQLWGNMGNLARAVVIILFIMSIWSLAVIIDRALYFSAARKQSREFAPKVAGALKEGRLDEAIKVADRSKKSHLAEVVTAGLTEFRSFGSGGAITTEQIESSQRALERTESIVHAKLKKGLGGLATIGSTAPFIGLFGTVVGILNAFQQIATQKTSGIGAVAGGISEALVTTAFGLLVAIPAVMTFNYFTNKVEAFDVEMDNSSSELVDYFIKQSHR encoded by the coding sequence GTGATTCTCGCTCACATCGCAACTTCGTCCACCCACGCTCTCGCCATGCTGCTTCAGGCCGCCCCTGGTGGTGATGCACCCGCCGTCGGCTTCAGCCCTGTTCAGCTCTGGGGCAACATGGGTAACCTTGCCCGCGCCGTCGTCATCATCCTCTTCATCATGTCGATCTGGTCGCTGGCCGTCATCATTGACCGCGCGCTCTACTTCTCGGCTGCCCGCAAGCAGTCGCGTGAGTTCGCTCCCAAGGTTGCCGGCGCGCTGAAGGAAGGCCGTCTGGACGAGGCGATCAAGGTTGCCGACCGCTCCAAGAAGTCGCACCTCGCTGAGGTTGTCACCGCCGGTCTCACCGAGTTCCGTTCCTTCGGTTCTGGCGGCGCGATCACCACGGAGCAGATCGAGAGCTCGCAGCGCGCCCTTGAGCGCACCGAGTCCATCGTTCACGCGAAGCTGAAGAAGGGCCTCGGCGGTCTGGCCACCATCGGTTCCACCGCTCCGTTCATCGGCCTGTTCGGCACCGTCGTCGGCATTCTGAACGCCTTCCAGCAGATCGCTACGCAGAAGACCTCCGGTATCGGCGCAGTCGCCGGCGGTATCTCTGAGGCCCTCGTGACGACCGCTTTCGGTCTGCTCGTCGCCATCCCCGCCGTTATGACGTTCAACTACTTCACCAACAAGGTGGAAGCGTTCGACGTTGAAATGGACAACAGCTCCTCCGAGCTGGTGGACTACTTCATCAAGCAGTCGCACCGCTAA
- a CDS encoding energy transducer TonB, which yields MFEDSMLESGGRIKTKSKYWMIATFSFNAAILATMILIPLLYPEALPKNSLMASISAPPPPPPPPPPPPPPTPVKVIPHVSEIDQGLHAPTKIPKDIKMIKEDAAPPPPSSGVAGMGMGTGTGAPGGVFGGMGLGTAAPVVVKAKPAGPARISGGVIAGNILVKTTPIYPPIAKAAHVGGTVVLHAIIAKDGSIQRLEAISGPDMLKGAALDAVRQWRYKPYLLNGDPTEVDTTITVNFNLNGG from the coding sequence ATGTTTGAAGATTCAATGCTCGAGTCCGGTGGCAGGATCAAGACCAAGTCCAAGTACTGGATGATTGCGACGTTTAGTTTCAACGCCGCAATTCTGGCCACGATGATCTTGATTCCGTTGCTGTATCCAGAGGCCCTTCCAAAGAACTCTTTGATGGCCTCCATCAGCGCGCCACCACCGCCGCCACCGCCGCCACCGCCGCCACCGCCGCCGACCCCGGTCAAGGTGATCCCCCACGTTTCGGAGATTGACCAGGGCCTGCATGCCCCGACCAAGATCCCCAAGGACATCAAGATGATTAAGGAGGATGCCGCTCCGCCTCCGCCCAGCTCCGGTGTTGCCGGTATGGGCATGGGAACGGGCACTGGCGCTCCTGGTGGTGTCTTCGGCGGCATGGGTCTCGGCACGGCCGCTCCAGTCGTCGTCAAGGCCAAGCCTGCCGGTCCAGCCCGCATCTCGGGTGGTGTTATTGCCGGTAACATCCTGGTGAAGACCACCCCGATCTATCCGCCTATCGCCAAGGCCGCGCACGTGGGCGGTACCGTGGTGCTGCACGCCATTATTGCCAAGGACGGCAGCATCCAGCGTCTCGAGGCGATCAGTGGTCCCGACATGCTCAAGGGCGCCGCTCTTGATGCTGTCCGCCAGTGGCGCTACAAGCCGTATCTTCTCAATGGCGACCCCACTGAGGTTGACACAACCATCACCGTCAACTTCAACCTGAACGGCGGTTGA
- the secF gene encoding protein translocase subunit SecF, whose product MELFRSANIDWLGKKWIFLGFSLIFSVSGVLSMLFWHHVPLGVDFKGGTQITVHFDTVPNEDHIRASLDKAGVHGATVQQVSGPAGAVADDVIVKLPLSSASDTAHDQGRSEVEQALQAGYHDSGFTVQQVDIVGPTAGRQLTKQAGFAVLYSLIGMLVYLWFRFELIYGVAAVVAVFHDTLITIGFFSLTNQEITLTVIAAILTLVGYSMNDTIVVFDRIRENLALNRREKLSDVVNRSINQTLSRTVIASGLTFLTVLCLYVFGGEVLHGFSFALVVGILIGTYSSIAVAAPMLVAYQDWRTKRGKQASLPAARGRR is encoded by the coding sequence GTGGAACTGTTTCGCAGCGCAAATATCGACTGGCTAGGGAAGAAATGGATCTTCCTCGGCTTCTCACTGATCTTCTCCGTCTCGGGCGTGCTCAGCATGCTCTTCTGGCACCATGTTCCGCTCGGGGTCGATTTCAAGGGCGGTACGCAGATCACCGTGCACTTTGACACCGTACCGAACGAGGACCACATCCGTGCCTCGCTCGATAAGGCCGGCGTCCACGGCGCGACTGTGCAGCAGGTCTCCGGTCCCGCCGGGGCTGTTGCCGATGACGTGATCGTCAAGCTGCCGCTGTCCTCGGCCAGCGACACCGCGCATGATCAGGGCCGCTCCGAGGTGGAGCAGGCGCTTCAGGCCGGCTATCACGACTCCGGCTTCACGGTGCAGCAGGTCGATATCGTCGGCCCCACTGCCGGCAGGCAGCTCACCAAGCAGGCCGGGTTCGCGGTGCTCTACTCGCTCATCGGCATGCTCGTCTATCTATGGTTCCGGTTTGAGCTGATCTATGGCGTCGCCGCCGTGGTGGCCGTCTTCCACGACACGCTCATCACCATCGGCTTCTTCTCGCTGACCAACCAGGAGATCACCCTCACCGTCATCGCGGCCATCCTTACGCTGGTCGGCTACTCGATGAACGACACCATCGTCGTCTTCGATCGTATCCGCGAGAACCTGGCGCTCAACCGCCGTGAGAAGCTCTCCGATGTCGTCAACCGTTCGATCAACCAGACGCTGAGCCGGACGGTCATCGCCTCGGGCCTTACGTTCCTCACGGTGCTCTGCCTGTATGTCTTCGGTGGGGAGGTGCTGCATGGCTTCTCCTTCGCGCTCGTTGTGGGCATCCTCATCGGCACCTACTCGTCGATCGCCGTCGCTGCGCCGATGCTGGTGGCCTATCAGGATTGGCGCACCAAGCGTGGCAAGCAGGCGTCGCTGCCTGCGGCGCGTGGTCGTCGCTAA